The following are from one region of the Leucobacter sp. Psy1 genome:
- a CDS encoding dihydroorotase, producing the protein MTAPDTSLLIRGARLAGDLTDRGANGTAPDLASAPVVDLRIAGGIIAERSAPGSRLDAREGERVIEADGLVALTGLVDLHTHLREPGFEQSETVLTGTRAAAAGGFTTVFPMANTMPVADTAGVVEQVQALGDAAGYATVRPIGAVTEDLAGERLSEIGAMAQSRAAVRVFSDDGKCVHDPLLMRRALEYVKTFDGVIAQHAQDPRLTEGAQMNEGVLSSELGLKGWPAVAEESIIARDVLLAEHVGARLHICHLSTAGSVEVIRWAKARGVQVTAEVTPHHLILTEELARTYDPRYKVNPPLRSDRDVRALREAVADGVIDIIATDHAPHPVEAKECEWDAAAFGMVGLESALPIAILTLIEGGHASWAEVERLLSQQPAEIGRLEGHPTELAAGQPADLVLVNPGASSVFDLARLQGRSVNSPFLGMELPGRVHTTIRRGVVTVDDGVLVDAETVAAHAATWVASR; encoded by the coding sequence ATGACCGCCCCCGATACGAGCCTGCTGATCCGAGGCGCTCGCCTCGCGGGCGATCTCACCGATCGCGGTGCGAACGGGACGGCGCCCGATCTTGCGTCGGCGCCCGTCGTCGACCTCCGTATCGCCGGAGGCATCATCGCCGAGCGGAGCGCTCCCGGATCGCGGCTCGACGCCCGAGAGGGCGAACGCGTGATCGAGGCGGACGGTCTCGTCGCCTTGACGGGTCTCGTGGATCTCCACACCCACCTGCGCGAGCCGGGGTTCGAGCAGTCGGAGACGGTACTGACCGGCACGCGCGCGGCAGCCGCCGGCGGGTTCACGACCGTCTTCCCGATGGCCAACACCATGCCCGTCGCCGATACCGCCGGCGTGGTGGAGCAGGTGCAGGCCCTCGGTGACGCAGCCGGGTACGCGACCGTGCGGCCGATCGGTGCGGTGACCGAGGATCTGGCGGGTGAGCGGCTCAGCGAGATCGGCGCCATGGCGCAGTCCCGCGCAGCGGTGCGCGTCTTCTCGGACGACGGGAAGTGCGTGCACGACCCGCTGCTCATGCGGCGCGCGCTCGAGTACGTGAAGACGTTCGACGGCGTCATTGCGCAGCACGCGCAGGATCCGCGCCTGACCGAGGGCGCCCAGATGAACGAGGGCGTGCTCTCCAGCGAGCTGGGGCTCAAGGGCTGGCCGGCCGTCGCCGAGGAGTCGATCATCGCCCGCGACGTGCTGCTCGCCGAGCACGTCGGCGCGCGCCTGCACATCTGCCACCTCTCGACGGCGGGCTCCGTCGAGGTCATCCGGTGGGCGAAGGCACGGGGCGTGCAGGTGACGGCAGAGGTCACGCCGCACCATCTCATCCTGACCGAGGAGCTTGCGAGGACGTACGATCCGCGCTACAAGGTGAACCCGCCTCTGCGCAGCGACCGAGACGTCCGCGCGCTTCGGGAGGCCGTGGCCGACGGTGTCATCGACATCATCGCGACGGATCACGCTCCGCACCCCGTTGAGGCGAAGGAGTGCGAGTGGGACGCCGCGGCGTTCGGCATGGTCGGCCTGGAGTCGGCTCTGCCGATCGCGATCCTGACGCTCATCGAGGGCGGGCACGCGAGCTGGGCGGAGGTCGAGCGCCTGCTTTCGCAGCAGCCCGCGGAGATCGGTCGGCTCGAGGGGCACCCGACGGAGCTCGCCGCGGGGCAACCGGCCGACCTCGTGCTCGTCAACCCTGGCGCATCGAGCGTCTTCGACCTCGCTCGCCTGCAGGGGCGCAGCGTGAACTCGCCGTTCCTCGGCATGGAACTGCCTGGCAGGGTCCACACCACGATCCGCCGTGGCGTCGTGACCGTGGACGACGGCGTGCTCGTCGACGCGGAGACCGTCGCCGCTCACGCCGCCACCTGGGTCGCCTCCCGATGA
- a CDS encoding thioesterase family protein codes for MHMLFRTLWHLLFVGPRGRRIGFEAVSRSRFRVWPTDLDVLGHVNNGKYLSIMDVGRFDLIQRNGVLDVFRRERWYPVVVSQTISYRKSLNPWQRFWIESRILGFDDRAVYMEQRFVRPDARRRPEVYARAVVRARILRRSGGTVPMSEVIERTGADPALLTVPADILEWAEAVRLPATRAEAPSVWE; via the coding sequence ATGCACATGCTCTTCCGCACTCTGTGGCACCTGCTCTTCGTCGGTCCCCGAGGCCGCCGCATCGGTTTCGAAGCGGTCTCGCGCTCCCGCTTCCGCGTGTGGCCGACCGATCTCGACGTGCTCGGTCACGTGAACAACGGCAAGTACCTGTCCATCATGGACGTCGGTCGTTTCGACCTGATCCAGCGGAACGGCGTGCTCGACGTGTTCAGGCGGGAGCGCTGGTATCCCGTGGTCGTGAGCCAGACCATCTCGTACCGGAAGTCGCTGAACCCGTGGCAGCGTTTCTGGATCGAGTCGCGGATCCTCGGGTTCGACGACCGTGCCGTCTACATGGAGCAGCGCTTCGTCCGGCCCGACGCCCGGCGTCGCCCTGAGGTCTACGCGCGCGCCGTCGTGCGTGCCAGAATCCTCCGCCGGTCGGGCGGCACCGTGCCGATGTCCGAGGTGATCGAGCGGACCGGAGCCGACCCCGCGCTGCTCACGGTCCCGGCCGACATCCTCGAGTGGGCCGAGGCGGTGCGGCTCCCTGCGACGCGCGCCGAAGCTCCGAGCGTCTGGGAGTAG
- the pyrR gene encoding bifunctional pyr operon transcriptional regulator/uracil phosphoribosyltransferase PyrR, which translates to MGTRTVLESAEISRALTRISHEIIESNKGVDGLVLVGIPTRGSSLAHRIAATISRIEGAEVPVGSLDVTMYRDDLAQQPTRTPQPTDMPVGGVDGATVVLVDDVLFSGRTVRAALDAVNDHGRPRAVRLAALIDRGHRELPIRADFIGKNLPSAKHERISVRLEEHDGVDEVTISDAAGEGGA; encoded by the coding sequence GTGGGAACGCGGACGGTACTCGAGAGTGCCGAGATTTCGCGGGCACTGACCCGAATCTCGCATGAAATCATCGAGTCGAACAAGGGCGTCGATGGACTCGTGCTGGTCGGCATTCCGACGCGCGGTTCGAGCCTGGCTCACCGCATCGCCGCGACGATCTCCCGCATCGAGGGCGCCGAGGTGCCCGTCGGAAGTCTCGACGTCACGATGTATCGCGATGATCTCGCACAGCAGCCCACGCGGACTCCGCAGCCGACAGACATGCCGGTCGGCGGTGTCGACGGCGCGACGGTGGTCCTGGTCGACGACGTCCTCTTCTCCGGTCGAACGGTGCGAGCCGCGCTCGACGCGGTAAACGACCACGGTCGGCCTCGCGCCGTGCGGTTGGCGGCCCTCATCGATCGGGGACATCGGGAGCTGCCGATCCGCGCCGACTTCATCGGCAAGAACCTCCCGAGCGCGAAGCACGAGCGCATTTCGGTGCGGCTCGAGGAGCACGACGGCGTCGACGAGGTCACGATCTCCGACGCCGCGGGGGAGGGCGGCGCATGA
- the nusB gene encoding transcription antitermination factor NusB encodes MSARTKARKRALDMLFQADVRGERLSAVVHAEAQRASGEPDRMASWLYAREIVDGVDDHRDEIDELIATYAQGWTLERMPNIDRALLRLASWEILHNAEVPAAVAIDEAVELAKELSTEDSGRFVNGVLGRIAEHRAA; translated from the coding sequence GTGAGCGCACGCACCAAGGCCCGCAAGCGCGCCCTGGACATGCTGTTCCAGGCCGACGTTCGCGGCGAACGGCTCTCGGCCGTCGTCCATGCCGAGGCTCAGCGAGCCTCGGGCGAACCCGATCGAATGGCCTCGTGGCTCTATGCCCGCGAGATCGTCGACGGGGTCGATGATCACCGCGACGAGATCGACGAGCTCATCGCGACGTACGCGCAAGGCTGGACGCTCGAGCGCATGCCGAACATCGACCGGGCGCTGCTGCGGCTCGCGAGCTGGGAGATCCTGCACAACGCCGAGGTCCCCGCCGCCGTCGCGATCGATGAGGCCGTGGAGCTCGCCAAGGAGCTCTCGACCGAGGACTCCGGTCGGTTCGTGAACGGTGTGCTCGGTCGCATCGCAGAGCACCGCGCGGCCTAG
- the efp gene encoding elongation factor P, translating into MASSNDIKNGTVIKENGQLWSVVEFQHVKPGKGGAFVRTKQKNVLSGKIIDKTYNAGAKIETALVDRRDYQYLYQDGNDFVFMDQADYDQLTVSGTVVGDASKFMLENQQVQIALHEGDPLYVELPPSVVLEVTYTEPGLQGDRSTGGTKSATVETGAEIQVPLFLETGTRVKVDTRTGDYLGRVND; encoded by the coding sequence ATGGCATCCTCGAACGACATCAAGAACGGCACCGTCATCAAGGAGAACGGTCAGCTCTGGAGCGTGGTCGAGTTCCAGCACGTGAAGCCTGGCAAGGGCGGGGCGTTCGTGCGCACCAAGCAGAAGAACGTGCTGTCGGGCAAGATCATCGACAAGACCTACAATGCCGGAGCGAAGATCGAGACCGCGCTCGTCGACCGTCGCGACTACCAGTACCTGTACCAGGACGGCAACGACTTCGTCTTCATGGACCAGGCCGATTACGATCAGCTGACCGTGTCGGGCACTGTCGTCGGCGACGCCTCGAAGTTCATGCTCGAGAACCAGCAGGTGCAGATCGCCCTGCACGAGGGGGACCCGCTCTACGTCGAGCTGCCCCCGTCGGTCGTGCTCGAGGTCACCTACACCGAGCCAGGGCTGCAGGGGGACCGTTCGACCGGTGGTACCAAGTCGGCGACGGTCGAGACCGGCGCCGAGATCCAGGTGCCGCTGTTCCTCGAGACCGGCACCCGCGTCAAGGTCGACACCCGTACGGGTGACTACCTCGGCCGCGTCAACGACTAG
- a CDS encoding aspartate carbamoyltransferase catalytic subunit translates to MRHLLDTRTLSRDDAILILDTAEDMAATQQREVKKLPTLRGKTVVNLFYEDSTRTRISFEAAAKRLSADVINFSAKGSSVSKGESLKDTAQTLQAIGADAVVIRHPASGAPDRLARSGWIEAGVLNAGDGTHEHPTQALLDAFTMRRRLFGDASRGRDLDGISVVIVGDIVHSRVARSNLWLLNALGAQVTFVAPETLLPYGTREWPVTVHHSLDAAIAEERPDVVMLLRIQAERMHKAFFPNEREYARNWGFDDLRLSRLAEDALVMHPGPMNRGLEISSAAADSPRATVLEQVANGVSVRMAALYLLLSGERGGTA, encoded by the coding sequence ATGAGGCACCTGCTCGATACGCGGACGCTGAGTCGCGATGACGCGATCCTCATCCTCGACACCGCTGAGGACATGGCTGCGACCCAGCAGCGCGAGGTGAAGAAGCTGCCGACGCTGCGCGGCAAGACGGTGGTGAATCTCTTTTACGAGGACTCGACCCGCACCCGCATCTCGTTCGAAGCCGCGGCGAAGCGGCTGAGCGCCGACGTCATCAACTTCAGTGCGAAAGGCTCGTCGGTCTCCAAGGGCGAATCGCTCAAGGACACGGCGCAGACGCTGCAGGCGATCGGTGCAGACGCCGTGGTCATCAGGCACCCCGCGAGCGGCGCTCCCGACCGTTTGGCGCGCAGCGGCTGGATCGAGGCCGGGGTGCTGAATGCCGGTGACGGCACGCACGAGCACCCGACCCAGGCGCTGCTCGACGCGTTCACCATGCGTCGCCGCCTGTTCGGCGACGCCAGCCGGGGCCGCGATCTCGACGGCATTTCCGTCGTCATCGTGGGCGATATCGTGCACTCCCGGGTGGCCAGGTCGAACCTCTGGCTGCTGAACGCGCTCGGTGCGCAGGTGACGTTCGTGGCGCCCGAGACGCTTCTGCCGTACGGAACCCGCGAGTGGCCGGTGACGGTGCACCACTCGCTCGACGCCGCCATCGCCGAGGAGCGACCCGACGTGGTCATGCTCCTCCGCATCCAGGCGGAGCGCATGCACAAGGCATTCTTCCCGAACGAGCGCGAGTACGCGCGCAACTGGGGGTTCGACGATCTCAGGCTCTCCCGTCTCGCGGAGGACGCGCTCGTCATGCACCCCGGCCCGATGAACCGCGGCCTCGAGATCTCTTCCGCCGCCGCGGATTCACCGCGTGCGACGGTGCTCGAGCAGGTGGCGAACGGCGTCTCGGTCCGTATGGCCGCCCTGTACTTACTGCTGTCCGGCGAACGAGGAGGAACCGCATGA
- a CDS encoding vWA domain-containing protein gives MCESSAGRGASLRSRFSAAGRLLGARILIDDGEDWRVEDDTIQVGLGFFSARGHSDDEAEALALLELWGAVRDARIDPIRVRRRRSLATLHPELEPLLAALDRMQATSGVLTALPAVRASLAAAVRRTVPDDIRAWPRHLQWVSFLLTLQLAPERRPRIGAEVQAAVEAAFGSADVAQAGELLRMAVAPATGRTSLQRLERGLALTLGPYRRLLELDREDVGLAAAGGQADPADDDAAEALPPDAGAGTGEADAAEEELEAAADDEASVAGARDLFAAAQSGFLDRVLATPLPAQGPLVSAVLEEAARVERETGEAERVAGGAGRDAVALAEYRHRSDDRSAAIDRMRAVWQEVIADRTAPRRASTRTPHAEGEELHADALASALAEIHAGAPRPEVFRRRIRQPRRAEQPGSTDYVLAIDRSGSMWGRPSEAAADAALIMLEGLAGAQRDIAHAERVSGGTLELGIRTALIAFDATPVLVKPLAGALTDESRLALHSEIRSPAGGTNDAAALALAGRELGVTGDDDRGGSRPGAGADGLARRRIVILVSDGDSNDPGAADERLRVLRAAGVEVFGIGIGSEELVRRYAPTSIGIGDPEQIPAAVQELVDRSVRPLRST, from the coding sequence ATGTGTGAGTCATCCGCTGGACGAGGTGCGTCGCTCCGCTCGCGCTTCTCGGCGGCCGGCCGGCTGCTCGGAGCGCGGATACTCATCGACGACGGCGAAGATTGGCGCGTCGAAGACGACACGATCCAGGTGGGTCTCGGCTTCTTCTCGGCGCGCGGGCACTCCGATGACGAAGCGGAGGCACTGGCTCTGCTCGAGTTGTGGGGAGCGGTGCGTGATGCCAGGATCGACCCGATACGGGTGCGGCGACGCCGATCGCTCGCGACGCTGCATCCGGAACTCGAACCCCTCCTCGCCGCACTCGACCGCATGCAGGCGACGAGCGGGGTCCTCACGGCGCTTCCCGCCGTGCGCGCGAGTCTCGCGGCCGCGGTGCGGCGGACGGTTCCGGACGACATCCGTGCCTGGCCGCGGCACCTGCAGTGGGTCTCCTTCCTGCTGACGCTGCAGCTCGCCCCAGAACGGAGACCGCGGATCGGTGCCGAGGTGCAAGCGGCGGTGGAAGCCGCGTTCGGTTCCGCCGATGTCGCGCAGGCGGGAGAGCTCCTGCGGATGGCTGTCGCTCCGGCGACAGGACGGACGTCACTGCAGCGGCTCGAGCGCGGCCTTGCGCTGACGCTCGGCCCGTATCGGCGGTTGCTCGAGCTCGACCGGGAGGACGTCGGTCTGGCTGCCGCCGGCGGTCAGGCGGATCCGGCCGATGACGACGCGGCAGAGGCGCTTCCCCCGGATGCCGGCGCCGGCACCGGTGAAGCGGATGCGGCGGAGGAGGAACTCGAAGCCGCCGCAGATGACGAGGCTTCGGTGGCCGGGGCCAGGGATCTGTTCGCGGCTGCGCAGTCCGGCTTCCTGGACCGTGTGCTCGCCACACCGCTGCCCGCGCAGGGCCCGCTCGTCTCGGCAGTGCTGGAGGAGGCTGCGCGCGTCGAACGGGAAACGGGAGAGGCCGAGCGCGTCGCCGGCGGCGCCGGGCGCGACGCCGTCGCGTTGGCCGAGTACCGGCACCGCTCGGACGATCGGTCCGCAGCGATCGACCGCATGCGCGCGGTTTGGCAGGAGGTGATCGCCGATCGCACCGCGCCGAGACGGGCGTCCACGCGCACGCCTCACGCGGAGGGGGAGGAACTCCACGCAGACGCGCTCGCGAGCGCGCTCGCGGAAATCCACGCCGGGGCGCCGCGTCCTGAGGTGTTCAGACGCCGTATTCGACAGCCCCGTCGCGCTGAGCAGCCCGGCAGCACCGACTACGTGCTGGCGATCGACCGGTCGGGCTCGATGTGGGGCCGGCCATCGGAGGCCGCCGCTGATGCTGCGCTCATCATGCTCGAAGGACTCGCGGGCGCCCAGCGAGACATCGCGCACGCCGAGCGCGTATCCGGCGGAACGCTCGAACTCGGCATCCGGACCGCCCTGATCGCGTTCGACGCGACCCCGGTACTCGTGAAACCGCTCGCCGGCGCGCTGACCGACGAGTCTCGTCTCGCGCTGCACAGCGAGATCCGGAGCCCAGCTGGCGGAACGAACGACGCCGCTGCGCTCGCGCTGGCTGGCCGCGAGCTCGGCGTCACGGGAGACGACGACCGCGGCGGATCCCGGCCGGGCGCTGGGGCAGACGGACTCGCGCGGCGACGCATCGTGATCCTCGTCAGCGACGGCGACTCCAACGATCCAGGTGCTGCGGACGAGCGGTTGCGCGTCCTCCGCGCGGCAGGGGTCGAGGTGTTCGGCATCGGCATCGGATCCGAGGAGCTGGTGCGGCGGTACGCACCGACGAGTATCGGCATCGGCGATCCCGAACAAATTCCCGCGGCCGTGCAGGAGCTCGTCGACCGAAGCGTGAGGCCGCTGCGGTCGACCTGA
- the carA gene encoding glutamine-hydrolyzing carbamoyl-phosphate synthase small subunit — MTPTPTAEIPAAVLVLEDGTRYTGKAYGATGQTLGEIVFSTGMTGYQETLTDPSYAGQIVLMTAPHIGNTGANDTDMESRKIWVSGFIVRDPARRVSNFRSERPLDDDLVRDGVVGISGIDTRAVTRHIRSAGAMRAGVFSGEALELSDAEQLALVTSQDGMAGKNLSAEVTTPERYDVPAAEGVERVGSIAVLDLGVKRATIQYLSEHGFDVIVLPATTTPDELREIAPDSLFYSNGPGDPAASDAQVEVLRELLRDGVPYFGICFGNQLLGRALGFGTYKLPFGHRGINQPVLDKRTGRVEITAQNHGFAVDAPLEGELESSEGFGRVQVSHYSLNDHVVEGLECLDIPAFSVQYHPEAAAGPHDAFYLFDRFRALVSDRAAGTSTQETK; from the coding sequence GTGACTCCCACACCCACCGCGGAGATCCCCGCCGCCGTGCTCGTTCTCGAGGACGGCACCCGCTACACCGGTAAGGCCTACGGCGCGACCGGTCAGACGCTCGGCGAGATCGTCTTCTCCACCGGCATGACCGGCTACCAGGAGACTCTCACCGACCCGTCGTACGCCGGCCAGATCGTGCTCATGACGGCTCCCCACATCGGCAACACCGGCGCCAACGACACCGACATGGAGTCGCGCAAGATCTGGGTTTCCGGGTTCATCGTGCGCGATCCCGCCCGCCGCGTCTCCAACTTCCGCTCGGAGCGTCCACTGGACGACGACCTCGTACGTGACGGCGTGGTCGGCATCTCGGGCATCGACACCCGTGCGGTGACGCGCCACATCCGGTCGGCCGGTGCCATGCGGGCGGGCGTGTTCTCGGGTGAGGCGCTCGAGCTCAGCGACGCGGAGCAGCTGGCGCTCGTCACGAGTCAGGACGGGATGGCAGGGAAGAACCTGTCCGCCGAGGTCACGACGCCCGAGCGCTACGATGTGCCGGCCGCCGAGGGCGTCGAGCGCGTCGGCTCGATCGCCGTTCTCGATCTCGGGGTCAAGCGCGCGACGATCCAGTACCTCTCCGAGCACGGGTTCGACGTGATCGTGCTCCCCGCGACCACGACCCCAGACGAGCTCAGGGAGATCGCCCCCGACTCGCTCTTCTACTCGAACGGACCGGGAGATCCTGCCGCGAGCGACGCGCAGGTCGAGGTGCTCCGCGAGCTCCTGCGCGACGGTGTGCCGTACTTCGGCATCTGCTTCGGCAACCAGCTGCTCGGGCGGGCGCTCGGCTTCGGCACGTACAAGCTGCCCTTCGGCCACCGCGGCATCAATCAGCCGGTGCTCGACAAGCGCACCGGGCGCGTCGAAATCACGGCTCAGAACCACGGTTTCGCGGTCGATGCCCCGCTCGAGGGCGAACTCGAGTCGTCCGAGGGATTCGGCCGGGTCCAGGTAAGCCACTACAGTCTCAACGACCACGTGGTCGAGGGACTCGAGTGCCTCGACATCCCGGCCTTCTCCGTCCAGTACCACCCCGAGGCCGCGGCCGGGCCGCACGACGCCTTCTACCTCTTCGACCGCTTCCGCGCGCTGGTTTCCGACCGCGCCGCAGGCACCTCGACCCAGGAGACCAAGTAA